Proteins found in one Anopheles aquasalis chromosome 3, idAnoAquaMG_Q_19, whole genome shotgun sequence genomic segment:
- the LOC126575342 gene encoding tachykinin-like peptides receptor 99D, whose translation MDWNGTGGGGGGGAGGDSATGTTNSTVDLLVATGSALLTTLAPSLDPSTAATTMATTVGTTPPSGDVAIATIAQHFHGSIPWSAELLTFLRQTSTTISSSSSSSSSSSSVMMVPSASASSASGTGGLHSEAVTNFSTFLSNITLRALTASSGGGGGGGTGTSSSDFTANLSRRFPHHPFFSSFFNDSAAEACPSIQMPVGNTISMILYALVAIVGLFGNTLVIYVVMRFSKMQTVTNMYILNLAIADQCFLIGIPFLITTMYLGEWTFGNGMCKAYMVSTSITQFTSSIFLFIMSADRYIAVCHPISSPRFRTPLVSKVVSALAWTASVLIMLPVMLYANTIHREKNKMSCNIMWPSETGANSGTTFTLYSLILGFAIPLSLILMFYYLVIRKLRTVGPKSKSKEKKRSHRKVTKLVLTVITVYVLCWLPYWISQVALINSPPDICKSRLEITVFVLVSWLGYSNSAMNPILYAFLSDNFKKSFLKACTCAKGKEINAQLQIENSFFPRFARNRGSERGNSTKVLAASNNRQQSRPVGGDPKHQQQQQQLLHQQTSQQPQQQSGHLQTSNENNMMQHNNNNNSSSNGTNNSSKGGCNGRNGMSYSTASIMPCTIDQPSSAQASSTAPSTSVTTIQSSSSSVRRPSATDLRSPSPAALSNRVMDGRPPVLHTDL comes from the coding sequence ATGGACTGGAATGgaacaggtggtggtggtggtggtggtgctggtggtgacagTGCGACTGGAACCACAAATAGTACCGTCGATCTGCTAGTGGCTACCGGATCCGCTCTCCTCACGACTCTGGCACCATCGCTCGACCCATCAACAGCGGCTACCACGATGGCGACTACAGTGGGCACAACACCGCCTTCAGGCGACGTTGCGATAGCAACCATCGCGCAGCACTTCCACGGTTCAATACCGTGGTCAGCGGAACTGCTGACGTTTTTGCGCCAAACCTCCACCACGatctcctcgtcatcgtcctcatcatcatcatcatcgtccgtcATGATGGTACCGTCCGCTTCGGCTTCCTCAGCCTCCGGCACCGGCGGTCTCCACAGTGAGGCGGTGACGAACTTCTCGACCTTTCTCAGCAACATTACGCTCCGGGCACTGACGGCttcatccggtggtggtggtggtggtggaaccgggACTAGTTCCTCCGACTTTACCGCGAATTTGTCACGCCGCTTTCCGCACCATCCGTTCTTCAGTAGCTTCTTCAATGATTCGGCGGCCGAGGCTTGCCCCTCGATACAGATGCCGGTGGGGAACACGATCTCGATGATACTGTACgcgctggtggccatcgttggcCTGTTCGGGAATACGCTCGTGATTTACGTGGTGATGCGCTTCTCCAAGATGCAAACGGTGACCAATATGTACATCCTGAACTTGGCCATCGCCGATCAGTGCTTTCTGATCGGGATACCGTTCCTCATCACGACGATGTACCTGGGCGAGTGGACGTTTGGGAATGGGATGTGCAAGGCGTACATGGTGTCGACCTCGATCACGCAGTTCACCTCGTCCATCTTTCTGTTCATCATGTCGGCCGACCGGTACATTGCCGTGTGCCATCCGATCTCGTCGCCCCGCTTCCGGACGCCTCTGGTGTCGAAGGTGGTGTCGGCGTTGGCCTGGACTGCGTCGGTCCTCATTATGCTACCGGTGATGCTGTACGCCAACACGATCCACCGCGAGAAGAACAAGATGTCCTGTAACATTATGTGGCCATCGGAGACGGGCGCTAATTCGGGCACTACGTTTACGCTGTACTCGCTGATCCTGGGATTCGCCATACCGCTCTCGTTGATTCTGATGTTCTACTATCTCGTGATCCGGAAGTTGCGAACCGTTGGCCCTAAGTCGAAGTCCAAGGAGAAGAAACGGTCACACCGGAAGGTCACGAAGCTGGTGCTGACCGTCATTACGGTGTACGTGCTGTGCTGGTTGCCGTACTGGATCTCGCAGGTGGCGCTGATCAACTCACCGCCCGACATCTGTAAATCGCGGCTCGAGATTACGGTGTTTGTGCTGGTGAGCTGGCTTGGGTACAGCAACTCCGCCATGAACCCGATACTGTACGCCTTTCTGAGTGATAATTTCAAGAAGAGCTTCCTGAAGGCGTGTACCTGCGCCAAGGGAAAGGAGATCAATGCTCAGCTGCAGATCGAGAACAGTTTCTTTCCCCGTTTTGCCCGCAATCGCGGGTCCGAGCGGGGTAACTCGACCAAGGTGCTCGCAGCGTCCAATAACCGGCAACAAAGTAGGCCGGTAGGTGGTGATccgaagcatcagcagcagcagcagcagttgttgcATCAACAGacatcgcagcaaccacagcagcagtcgggGCATTTGCAGACATCTAATGAGAATAATATGatgcagcacaacaacaacaacaacagtagtagTAATGGAACTAACAACAGCTCCAAGGGGGGGTGTAATGGTAGAAACGGGATGAGCTACAGTACCGCCAGTATCATGCCGTGTACCATCGATCAGCCATCCAGTGCCCAAGCTTCATCGACGGCACCGTCAACGAGCGTCACAACCATCCAGTCGTCATCTTCCTCGGTGCGGCGTCCATCGGCGACGGACCTAAGGTCCCCGTCACCGGCAGCCCTATCGAACCGTGTGATGGACGGACGGCCACCGGTACTGCACACGGATCTGTAG